The window TACAGCTAATCCACCCATTTCTGGGTGTTTTAGAGCCAATTCGATTGCCAGTGCCCCCCCTAAAGAATGACCGTATACAAAAATTTGTGCGGGTGGAATCTGTCGAGTTTGAGTTAAGTATTTCCAGGCGGCTTCTACATCTGCATAAACACTCGACTCTGTGGGAAATTTCCCTTGGCTATGACCATATCCCCGATAATCGATCAGTAGGCAGGAAAATCCTAGCTGATGAAACCAAAATGCTCGCTTCACTTCATCGCCAATGGTGGAACCATTGCCATGGAGAAACAGCCATACGGGTGCGTCTGGGGTAGTGGCAGGAACCCACCAGCCGTGAATGGGGCTGATCTGACCTGAAGCCGTTGAAACCGATAACCAGACCTCCTGATACTCCAAGTTAAAGGCGGCGGGTGTCGTGCGGATAACAGTTGGAGGTTTAAAAATGAAGTACTGTTGCCGGAGTAAGAGGTAGAGGCAAGCGCTTAAATAGGCGATCGCTAACACTCCAACCCCAATGTAGAGGAGCCTTACCACGAGTGATAGGGAAAAATCAATCAAATTCATAACTCAAAATATTTGTCAAGCCTTATGCTTCACACTGGATACGGCAAACAGAAGGGCGCAGTTGTAGGAAAGCGAGTGTTGTGCTTGAAGCACTCTAGAGGTGGGGTAACGTCATATCATACTTCAGCCTTTTGTTGATTCACACCCTACATACTGACATCTAGAAATTTCTTCCGCTTGTGAGTAGAGAAAGCAACATGATAGTTTGATAGGCTCATACAACTGATATATAAGGA of the Allocoleopsis franciscana PCC 7113 genome contains:
- a CDS encoding alpha/beta hydrolase; the protein is MNLIDFSLSLVVRLLYIGVGVLAIAYLSACLYLLLRQQYFIFKPPTVIRTTPAAFNLEYQEVWLSVSTASGQISPIHGWWVPATTPDAPVWLFLHGNGSTIGDEVKRAFWFHQLGFSCLLIDYRGYGHSQGKFPTESSVYADVEAAWKYLTQTRQIPPAQIFVYGHSLGGALAIELALKHPEMGGLAVEGSFTTMRSMVDHLYRQFGIFPVDWLLHQKFDSLKKVRSLSMPVLFIHGTDDTLIPAQMSQRLFEAASEPKKLLLVPEAGHHNVGELGGESYFQAIQWVVEVRTCISSSLGG